The Notolabrus celidotus isolate fNotCel1 chromosome 19, fNotCel1.pri, whole genome shotgun sequence DNA window AGGCGGAGATATTTGTCAGCCTGAATACAAGGCTTTCTGCTGCTGTTCTCAGGCAGTCCTGATGGGGGATTATGTAGTTGGGAGGGATTAAGTGGGTGGGCAGGGGTTGAAGGGGTCAGATGTTTATGGGTCCATTGAGATGGAAGTCTGTGGGGTCAAGGGCTCGTTATGTCCACAGACGAGGCTAAAAGTTATTTATTGAATCTGGTCGTTGTACTTCTGGAAAGACattgaaataaatgtttgataCAAAATATCACTCGATTGTGTctttacattcattttgatttgatCTCTTCTCTTTCAGTAGCACAAATAATTATTCTTCAGAGCTCTGgtaaaacttatttttattatttacagatGTCTTGTACAGTCATTTAACAATTTATTACAACTTTGgcaaatgaataaaatgacatcatgtaacaacagtaacaacacaGTCATTATGAATGACACCCTGGGTATCCATCCCTCCAAATACAAAGGCTAAATGTATTATCTCTGAAGCTGCTGGGCTGCTGGCTTTCTCCTCATCACCATTCCCCTCAACACGCACGTGCCATGGTATTAAACACATCGAGTGGTCCAGGCGGTTGGGTGGCATGTCCCCCTCAAACTTCATAAGGACCCATCTGCATTTGTCTGCAAACAGGAAGGAAATCAACTGTTAGTGGTGTCATAAGGTACAAATGTTAAGTGACAGATTTTAggcagagtaaaaaaaatggaGTACCAGTGTTGAATCTGTACATGGAGTTGCTGGCCCCATCTGCTGTCATCCCTCCAAAAATGTAGATGTTCTTGTCCAATGCCACAGCAGAGTGGGCTGCGACACCTTGTGGGATGTCTCCTTTGGCTTGCACTTTCACCCATTTCATGCTCCCTTTGAACAGAAAAACACTAGCTTTATTCTCATATAATCAAATTTGACATCCCAAAGTGTAAGGCTCtacaaattttaaaaactttGTATTAAAATCTAAGATTAATGTGAGAAAGCTAGAAAATAGATGTTAAGATTTAGGAGAAATCAGGCTTACTTGTATTGAGGGAGTACATATCACTGTGGAATTTGTCCCCAGCCATGCCTCCATGAATGTAGATCTttgaacctgctgctacaaTTATGTGGCCATGTCTTGCTGACGGCGGTCTGCCTTGTGTTTCTGGTTGGGACCAGGTAGAAGAcactggtgaaaaaaaaaagactggttATTATCATTGTGGCATCTGATAAATGACCATTTTTAGGTTACATACAAATGAGACAAGTATTTTGTTGTGGCCAATAACTGGAGGTAGAGGTAGGTATTATACTGCAGCACTGAAGTGCTATTAAAACATCTGACACCATTGAAATCTGTCACAGGTAGAACACATctgcaaataataaaaaatctgcTTCTTTTTTCATCTTCATGCTGAGGAATACTGTGCCCGTTGcataaaaataacatgttttacaTGTTTCACCAATCATGACTCTATTGCATGAAGACTATGCCTGCTTGCTTTGCAACTGAGCCAGGGAGTAGTCAAACACAGGACCCCTGAACTGacaaactcaccaaactgctgttattttttattgatgattttaaaaatatttccaaACTCAGGAGCTTTCATTCGCAATCAGACACTGAAATAATAATGCATGCATTCATATCCAGTAGGCTAGATTACTGTAATGGTCTATTCATCAGCCCCACAAAATCAATTATACAGCGACTACAGCTGATTCAAAATGCAGCTGCGCGAGTTCTCACAAGaacaaaaaagtttgagaacatcacacctgtccttagatcccttcactggctcccagtccaaGCTAGGATTGATTCATCAATTCTTTTACTTGTGTAAAAAGCTCTAAATGGCTTAGCTCCTTTATATATACAAAACCTGTTAATCGCTTACACCCCAGCAAGAACTCTCAGGTCCACAGGCAGTGGTTTTCTGACTATCCCCAAGTACAAACTCCAAAAAAAGGTGAGGCTGCTTCCTGTATTTATGCCCCGGGGAgatggaacaccctgcctgtgAGCACTTGATATCGGCTTCCACACTGAGCACTTTTgggttgtgtgaatgtgtgtttgagcgCATTGATCTCCATGTGTGGGTATTGTGATGCGGAGATTATGTATGCTGTGAAATTTTGTACGaatgcatataaaatgtatgtacactttgtattttgttaacttgattttctctgtaattttcatGTGTTGTAATTGTGAAGCACATTGTGTCACCTTGTGTATGAAAtttgctatacaaataaagtttgacttgacttgataaCACCTGTCCTCTCTATAATGGGAAAGTAAACACTTTATAAGTGAAAAAATCCTGCGATGATCTCTTTATAATATGTTGTAATTACAGactaaacttttctttcaatTATTTTGGAATAAATTTGCATGAAAAAACAGTTTgtactattttattttcaacattgaatCTCTTTCCCACATATAATCCCAACTCCAGATGAATAACATTGTTTCAAAAACACTACCAGCAGGTGTTTTTAATTATGCTTCTTGATCAGACCACCTGATTCACTTGATTAGACTGACTTAACAAACCTAAAATAAGGAATTCAAGATCTTTGGTtgcaaataaaacttaaaaggtgctgcttaaaaaaaaaagatcagtgtAGAGCCCTGCTTGGTATAATCATGTAACTACTTAATTAAACACAAACCTGTATCAAAGACATGAAGTATGGAGTCGGACACAGGTGCAGCTCCAGCCTCCCCTCCAGAAAACACATACAGTCTGTCTCCTAGGCAGGCAGAGCAGGTGTGGTATGTTCTGGGACTGGGGGGATTGCCATTTGCTGATACAGTCTTCCAGTGAGACACAttctctgaaacacagacataagtTGACAGAAATTGATGGACACATAATGCAGATTCAGTTTGCCAGGTCAGAGGTTACAAGCAGTTAAGAACAAAGAGAAGCTGTAACccttataagataagataacataAGATGATAAGCCTTTGTTAATTACACAGCGGGGAAATTTAGTGTTAACAGTGGGGAAGAGCAACGAAATAGAAAGTAAAACAGGCAACACACAGTAATAGACTTATCCATATGTGatagcagtgtgaatttgctaGAGCTATTTTACAAATGTAGATTAACTTGAATAAGTACTCACCCGTTAGCTGCAAATTCTGGATACAGTTGCGATTGCCACTCTGCTGTGCCCCTCCAAACACCCACAGGCTCTGAGGGCAGCTATCCGGCACAAAGCAGCAGTGTTCATAACGTGTCTCTAAACGTTCCCACTCCGGGATATCCCATTCATGATTATCTGTTGGATgaatacagataaaaaaaatgcaaagaaagcttaATGCTAAGGTAACACATTAATAACCCTGCCGAGTACAGAACGAATCACAGGTTTTGAGGAAATGTTAGATATGTTTGTGGtcttcttattctgaaaacctcttttattgtccttttaatgcttttatttacttatccatttttatttatttatttttatttatctatcctttaaaaacctctcaacaatgatttactggtctattgtgCCACCACtctattctgtttaattgacatgtattccttttaacctTTTGCGTTGCATTGTTAAAGTTCCTCCTTCCTGTTGTTCGAAATGTTTGCtgtgttatttgaaccatgctttgtttgtcaaagcactttgtaaacatttgtttttaaaaggtgctatataaatacagttattattattattatttattattatttttatgtgcaCAACTTGACTTTCTATGGTGACATTTATTTGTCTGATATTTAAAGACACTGCAAAAAAAGTCATGTGAAAGAAAAGCTTTAAATGTACTTTATCAATACTAACACTGACACtatcaaaattaaatgaatcctcacctagaaaaaaaaatttgttatTTCTTAACTTGATTTGTTTTGGTAATATTTTGCACAAAACTTCAGCAAATGGTATCCACAAAATATCAATCATGGGTcaacttaaaggcactatgaggagtttttaactggctgagaaacagactgaaattgatactgatgcctctttatgaccctcaaaagcaaacaagaccatccacaataacaccgatactttctctgttgtcatttttaatgcctgaaactgttctgagggggtaggtgtcagcacagatgattgacatctcgctttagaaacatccttttttggctgttttcatggcaaataatcacattgtgtgataaatctaaatgttaaaagaggttattgtctgaagacactaattttgcatttacaggacaagagataagaggtatcactttgtccacaagggggcgcaaGAATCGATACAAcacagaagttcctcacagcagctttaaactccATTTTAATCTGCTTATTTTTGTGGATTTTAATTGCACAGTGGCTCATTCAGTTTGAGCAGATGTCATATTCccagtcagatttttttttcttaccaagATTTATGATATGTGACTCTGAGAAACTCCCGCTTGGGTTTGCTCCTCCAACAATAAGAATCATTCCTTTTCCTTCATCTGCAGATGGAATAAATGTGCAGGTGTGACCCACGCTAACACCTGGAGCACTTCCTCTGGGTATCACAGAATACCTATGGACAAAAAGATAAGTTCAGTTAAAGGAAATGTTTGTTCTTTGCATCTCAATTTGAACTTATCTATTTGAATTTCCTTACCATATCCCTTCTTTTGGTTTATCTAGTGGGTCAAGCACAGGGAGAAACTCCATAGCTGTCAAAGAAATGAATGAACCAGGTGGGACTGCTTTGAATACTCTGCTATCTGTCTCAATCACGTGTTCCTTCACCTGGAGAATGACATGATGATACAGTAATGTGCTGGTGCATACAATTATTCTAACTCACTGTAATCACATTGACTGATGGTATCCACAGAAGCCTTTACGTGTGATCTAGCTGCTCTATacagtcaaagtatttagttCCAGTACGAATAGTTGAACAGGGTTGGTAAAAGGTCAGCATGTAAAACACAGCTGTGAAGAGATCTGAAATTCACATGAATGAAATATACCTTCTAACATCTCAATGAGTTGAGAACACTTGATGCTATCAGGCTGCTACTTGCTAACTCGAAGCATGTGAAAGCTTCCTCCACACTAACCTCTTCTTCCGGGTGACAGAGAGACCAGATATCCCTGATAATAAGGCGTTATTCTGTTCACTGTAACGTCCACTCACTAACAACGCcaaattaaaacacagagtTGGATTAAATACGCTCAATGTAAACATATCACAACTCTACGTTAAAACAGTACGTCGTAAATCTTTACGTTAACTGCGTTTGTTAGTGTACGTTCCGAACGTAGTTGCTGTAGTTTCTCT harbors:
- the rabepk gene encoding rab9 effector protein with kelch motifs isoform X2 — its product is MEFLPVLDPLDKPKEGIWYSVIPRGSAPGVSVGHTCTFIPSADEGKGMILIVGGANPSGSFSESHIINLDNHEWDIPEWERLETRYEHCCFVPDSCPQSLWVFGGAQQSGNRNCIQNLQLTENVSHWKTVSANGNPPSPRTYHTCSACLGDRLYVFSGGEAGAAPVSDSILHVFDTVSSTWSQPETQGRPPSARHGHIIVAAGSKIYIHGGMAGDKFHSDMYSLNTRSMKWVKVQAKGDIPQGVAAHSAVALDKNIYIFGGMTADGASNSMYRFNTDKCRWVLMKFEGDMPPNRLDHSMCLIPWHVRVEGNGDEEKASSPAASEIIHLAFVFGGMDTQGVIHNDCVVTVVT
- the rabepk gene encoding rab9 effector protein with kelch motifs isoform X1 → MLEAMEFLPVLDPLDKPKEGIWYSVIPRGSAPGVSVGHTCTFIPSADEGKGMILIVGGANPSGSFSESHIINLDNHEWDIPEWERLETRYEHCCFVPDSCPQSLWVFGGAQQSGNRNCIQNLQLTENVSHWKTVSANGNPPSPRTYHTCSACLGDRLYVFSGGEAGAAPVSDSILHVFDTVSSTWSQPETQGRPPSARHGHIIVAAGSKIYIHGGMAGDKFHSDMYSLNTRSMKWVKVQAKGDIPQGVAAHSAVALDKNIYIFGGMTADGASNSMYRFNTDKCRWVLMKFEGDMPPNRLDHSMCLIPWHVRVEGNGDEEKASSPAASEIIHLAFVFGGMDTQGVIHNDCVVTVVT